The sequence TttcttaaaggtggtgtagtcgaattttttttattgcttcattagactcaaaattgtcggaaaacgCCGACAttaataatgaaactttttgagaacttctcaaaaaaaagttatggcggctcaaaaataaccaaaaatttgttaaaagttcaaattttaccGACTTTTCAATGTCGCAGTGGttggaaactaattttttgaaattgccgtCTAATTTTCGGTGTTCCAGCTAATTATATTTCGTTTTCAAGTCGATATAGGTACATGTAAGGTCGATGGACGGCCAGAAGTTAccaatttttaccaaatctgGCCATCCATTGATCTTAATTGTACCTAAATCGACTTGAAAACGCTGCGACATTGAAAAGTctgacaaattttcaaattttcaattttaacaaatttttggtcattttttgagccgccattagtttttttttgagaagttttcaaaaaatttcattatgaTATTTAGTCTTtgcagacaattttgagtctaataaagcaataaaaaacttCGAATGCACcaattttaagcttttcagATAACATTCAAAAGggtaaaaaataatacaaataataaaaattcacgTCTCAACTAAAAACAAAACCGTTTTTATTAagaatttaacatttttaaagctaaaaaacTAACCAAAGACTAAGTTTCGTGTGAAAAGTGttaaaaagtgttaaaaaataatcagtAAATCTCGCAGACGCCCATCATTTCCGATaagttaataaaaaacaaaagatgCAAAAACACAAATGACGGTATACGTATTTACTTGTTTAAATACTTATTTTACTTATTTAATGCACAAACGTCAAAAATCACATTTGTTGACAAACAATCTACGTTGTTCCATTGCTGCCAATTAACTGTCGGAAGACCAATggttgaaaatcgaaatgtgATAATATGAGtctcaatgaatttttaatatagttgaacacatttttcagtacTTTCACCAAAATCAGAAGTTCTGTGTTCGTCGACTGTgaatggctgaaaatatttttctcagcgTTTGCATGTATGAAACAGTTAGCAAAACGTGTCAGGTATATTCTCAGATAACTGTAGAAAAGATTTATCAGTTGACAGCGCAGATATGAGCTCATGCTCGTTGAAAATAGACCAAAAACTTCGCACCAAATTGCGCTGTGAAATGAATTACTGTTCAAATCAGGTGAGAAAAGTTGAAGGGCAAAAGTTGTCCGTGAGTTTCTTTTTAAggttaaacatttgaaaataagaaaaattggtaaaaatgaagatttgaattgtttaaaaaaattaaaaaacgctcgaccttattaaaaaaaactttgttggatctgaataaaaaaaaattaggaaaacttgGGATTATACGTTTTTTGATACCCTGAATTTAAATATCACGATagttatttgcaaaaaaattgaagtctTCAAATACTCACAAAATTTGGGGGTACGCACAATCACGCACAAGCACTGAAGTTGAAgtgaaaacgtgaaaatctgaaagtccGTACTTGATTACGCCTATCCCTAAAGTCATGGGCACATAgtttgattttcatttaaaaaattaggtcaTGGCTTAAATACGCACCTGAAAgcttaaaaatctgaaagcccATAATTGATTACCCAAACCCACAAAGCCACACTACTACTAACTTCTCATCTAGCCAAATAGGCTATTTGACCTAGTTTTCGGCTTTCAgacaacaattttcagattttttagattcaTTTACATGGACTAAACAGCTTACAGCCAGACAAAgccaaattcagaaaatctgaaaaaaatgatacaaaatgataaaagaatgaaaaataaaaatccacGTGTTCGCGTGAGGTCAGGTCAATGTCAACCTGTGGAGAAAAATCAGTCTCATAGTCACTTCTTGCTTTTTTCGAGCTACAGATCGGTCGTGCACTTTTCTTTCTACccgtttttattcaattttcattcatcAGGATGATGTgagtttcattttcttttttgaataaaaaccatCAATTAACTTATTTCAGGCAAATGTTAGTTGAGGATTGCGTTATCGCCAATCGCTACAAACTTATTTCTCGTATCGGACGAGGATGCTTCGGAGTGGTTTGGAAAGTAGCAGATATACAGGAAGGAAACCAACTGAAGGTCGTGAAGGCGATGGATAAACATTTCGGACGGAAAGATGACTCGCATGTGAATGAGGTGAATTTCTAAAAGTCGGTCGGTGCACATCCAAACCTTCCGACACTGTACGACAACTTTGCTAATATTCTTGGTTGGTGATCTTTTTTTGacataattaaatatttcatatttttcagttatgAGCATGGAAGGCTGCAATCTTCGTGACATTGGGAAGCAGACACCAGGACGGCTGTCGTTCAACAATTTGATGCGAGTAGCGTACACTCTCGGAAATACGCTGTGTTACATTCACGATAGAGGCTTCATTCATCGAGATCTGAAAGCAGACAATGTTGTCGTGACTTTTTCAAATGAGGTGAGTTGAGAGTGAAACATTAAATAATAtgtattctgaattttttcaggtgtGTACTCTGAAGCTGATTGATTTTGGAAAAGCCATCAGAATCAAGGATCAAAATGGAAATCAACTTCCAGGACATCAGGATGGAATAGATTATTCCCGCTGCAGCCAACACAGTGTAAACGTTATTTTGGGAATTGCTCCAACTCAAAATGACGATTGGTCTTCCCTGGTGTATTTACTGATGAAGATGCGTGGATTTTCGTGGGGTGATACTGCGGAGGAGATGCTGGATCTCAAAGTACAATTTGTAGGTTTCCTTTCATttggattcaaaaaaaaatgtttttttttcaggagaatGATCCAAAGGATATGATTGCTCAGGACATGATGTGGATGCGCCAGATTTATCGGAACGCCGTTAATGAAGATATGGGGAGGGAGAACAATCGAGGAATCGTCGACAAATTGGTGCAGGCTCATGAGCATTTTGACTTCCAGTCTATGATTGAATATATCATTGTGGATGGACATGTTTTACTCGAATaattgatttcaatttattatatGATTTGTagtcttaatttttaaatataatataaaTAAACTCCTGTAAAATTCATATGGTTTTCTTACAAAGTTTTCTTAGGAATTTACAGATATGGAACCTTTTATTTAAGCCTGAATATttctttgagaaaataaaataatattggaGAATCTTAGCTGCGTCGAAGAAGACGGAACTCTTGAAAAGTCAGAATTAATTTTCACACAGTATAGGActacaattataaaaaaattgccgaaaaatttccgattgccgCGCAGCCCTGTCAGAAACCATGAGAGAAACCATGATTAGAATGCCTACCGTTTTGGCGCGGGAATATCTCGTAGCAAAGGCACCTAAATCTCTCGTCGCCGCATGTTCTCTCTACTGCCACTCGTTCCGCATGTTCTCTCTACTGCCACTCGTTTCGCGCCAGaaagtaggcattctcatgaacCGATGGTCCCTTAATACGTTATCGGATTAGGCCGGTTTGTAGATTCGTCACCCAGTCCTTCTCTCCAGCTGAACTCATCTTCGAATATTCCATACACAATCTCTCGGTACCACGTTTTCTTGAAGACTTTAAACGTAAATTATCTGAACTTGTAGTTTTGATCATTTTAGCTAAACTACCAAAAATAGTTAACCGCTGTTTAAATTCGTTATAAATTATTTAGAGCTGtgaagttacaaaaaaaagcaataagaatctaataacaaaaatatatcgaatttaaacatttagacattttgatgaaattctGACAGCACGTACACTTATATTTACTTGCATCGCACTGTATCCTTGCCTCGCACCCTCTCGCGTTCGCACACTCTTTCTCATCCAGCGTCTGACTGTCGCGCACTCTCTCATTTTG comes from Caenorhabditis elegans chromosome X and encodes:
- the F22H10.1 gene encoding non-specific serine/threonine protein kinase (Partially confirmed by transcript evidence) produces the protein MSMEGCNLRDIGKQTPGRLSFNNLMRVAYTLGNTLCYIHDRGFIHRDLKADNVVVTFSNEVCTLKLIDFGKAIRIKDQNGNQLPGHQDGIDYSRCSQHSVNVILGIAPTQNDDWSSLVYLLMKMRGFSWGDTAEEMLDLKVQFENDPKDMIAQDMMWMRQIYRNAVNEDMGRENNRGIVDKLVQAHEHFDFQSMIEYIIVDGHVLLE